The following are encoded together in the Limanda limanda chromosome 12, fLimLim1.1, whole genome shotgun sequence genome:
- the LOC133015485 gene encoding retinol dehydrogenase 14-like, with the protein MAEERMMSGKTVVVTGANSGIGKATAAAIVKLQGRVIMACRDLSSAEEAAREIREQTGADRAQLVLKQLDLASLTSVHTFCRDMMKEEPRLDVLISNAGVYQCPYTRTEDGFEMQFGVNHLGHFLLTHLLLDLLKRSAPSRIVVVSSKLYKHGHINFEDLNSEHSYDKAFAYSRSKLANLLFTCELAHRLEGSGVTVNALTPGIVRTNLGRHVHVPVLAQPMFNLLSRGLFKSPEEGARTSVFLACSPDADAVQGKCFADCRPQVLLDKATDREVASKLWDMSEVMVGITT; encoded by the exons ATGGCTGAGGAGAGAATGATGAGCGGGAAGACGGTGGTGGTGACCGGGGCTAACAGCGGGATAGGGAAGGCCACGGCGGCCGCCATCGTGAAGCTCCAGGGCCGCGTGATCATGGCCTGCCGGGACCTGAGCAGCGCGGAGGAGGCGGCCCGGGAGATCCGGGAGCAGACCGGGGCCGACCGGGCCCAGCTGGTCCTCAAACAGCTGGACCTGGCCTCCCTCACATCTGTACACACGTTCTGTCGGGACATGATGAAG GAGGAGCCTCGGCTGGACGTGCTCATCAGCAACGCTGGAGTCTACCAGTGTCCTTACACCAGAACAGAGGACGGCTTCGAGATGCAGTTTGGGGTCAACCACCTGGGCCACTTCCTGCTCacgcacctgctgctggacctccTGAAGCGATCTGCTCCCAGCCGCATCGTGGTGGTCTCCTCCAAACTCTACAAGCACGGTCACATCAACTTTGAGGACTTGAACAGCGAGCACAGCTACGACAAGGCCTTCGCCTACAGCCGGAGCAAACTGGCCAACCTGCTGTTCACCTGTGAGCTGGCCCATCGCCTGGAGGGCAGCGGCGTGACAGTGAACGCCCTGACTCCAGGCATAGTGAGGACTAATCTGGGGAGGCACGTTCATGTCCCGGTGTTAGCTCAGCCCATGTTCAACCTGCTCTCCCGGGGCTTGTTTAAGAGCCCTGAAGAAGGAGCTCGGACTTCAGTGTTCTTGGCCTGCAGCCCAGACGCAGACGCTGTGCAGGGAAAGTGCTTCGCAGATTGTCGGCCTCAGGTTCTGCTGGACAAGGCCACAGACCGGGAAGTCGCCAGTAAGCTGTGGGACATGAGTGAAGTCATGGTGGGCATTACCACATGA